One window from the genome of Rufibacter tibetensis encodes:
- the gltB gene encoding glutamate synthase large subunit, producing the protein MNQVEKLTKGLYTPELEHDACGVGCVVNLDGVKSHATVKDALTMLKNMEHRGATGSDPETGDGAGILVQLPHEFFRKELAEFAINLPPEGSYGVGMVFFPIVYELREKSRKVLNSCLRKLGLSLIGYRLVPVNSQVPGHEAKAVEPYIEQVFVQPVDPTIKGEDLERKLFVLRNLISNETRKNVRGENGTFYIASFSSRTIIYKGQLKTDQLERYYLDLRHSDFKSAIAVVHSRFSTNTFPNWRLAQPFRFIAHNGEINTIRGNVNKMKSKEALMSSPLFTEEEMQWLLPVTNPEDSDSANLDALVELLTLSGRPLPHVMMMLVPEAWQNNPHMDTYKKAFYKFHASLMEPWDGPAALFFTDGTQIGATLDRNGLRPVRYCLTKQGRLVMASEAGALCVDPKDVIKRGRLQPGKMLLADISQNRIFEDEEVKQMVCNDKPYFDWIQKNRIKLRLRPEPKVLLQPCTPEELRQRQKSYGYTREDLKMLVEPMAATGYEPVGSMGSDTPLAVLSHHSQHVSHYFKQFFAQVSNPPIDSIRERLVMSLFTRVGESLNILDESELHTRQIHISQPVMDPVEFQKLVFLKEEGFEHETIDATFSTREIGNLQRDIDRICADAEAAVRAGKKILIISNRNVQEQRAAIPSLLAVGAVHHHLIEKRLRTKAGLVVEAGDAWETHHFATIIGYGASAVYPFLVYDTIKSLHDQHKLDNEKPYTYYFQNFIKAVDNGLLKILSKMGISTLQSYQGAQIFEILGFGQEVIEKCFKGTTNRLEGLNFEDLEREALTKHQSAYPDMENLLESGGYYQWRRDGEEHLLTPRVIHLLQKSTRINDYLLYKEYSKSIREHQQETTITLRNLFEFRKRQSVPLEEVEPVSAILKRFATGAMSFGSISYEAHSTLAIAMNRIGGKSNSGEGGEDEARYTRKPNGDSEISRVKQVASGRFGVTSHYLANADEIQIKIAQGAKPGEGGQLPGHKVDHWIAKVRCSTPGVGLISPPPHHDIYSIEDLKQLIFDLKNANPRARINVKLVAEAGVGTIASGVAKAKADAIMISGADGGTGASPLSSIRHTGLPWEIGLAEAHQTLIKNNLRSRVVLQTDGKILTGYDLAVATLLGAEEYGVATAALITEGCIMMRKCHLNTCPVGIATQNPELRALFTGDPDHVVNLFTFLAMELRQIMASLGFRTINEMVGQSQVLKIRTDLNHWKLKNLDLSPIFYQEYAPRNVGTYKQIEQDHEISKVLDRKLIRDLKKGNTEVEYRIINVDRSTGTMLSYEISKNFGKHGLPEDSFRAQFYGSAGQSFGAFLAPGISFKLYGEANDYLGKGLSGGKLILQPFKESNYLPHEHIITGNVALYGATSGKVYINGLAGERFCVRNSGAEAVVEGIGDHGCEYMTGGKVLVLGAIGKNFAAGMSGGMAYLYAPDPSHVEQCNLDMVGLEDPEAEDLSWIVQKLQEHVAYTGSILAQEFLENWDHHREHFRKVMPHDLKKALQLQDKETERILA; encoded by the coding sequence ATGAATCAGGTCGAAAAGCTTACCAAAGGGTTGTACACACCCGAGTTAGAGCACGATGCTTGCGGTGTTGGATGTGTCGTCAATCTTGATGGGGTAAAATCCCATGCCACGGTAAAGGACGCGTTGACCATGCTTAAAAACATGGAGCACCGTGGTGCCACCGGCAGCGACCCCGAGACCGGAGACGGAGCCGGAATCTTAGTACAATTACCCCACGAATTCTTCAGAAAAGAACTTGCCGAATTTGCCATTAACCTTCCTCCCGAGGGAAGCTACGGCGTGGGCATGGTCTTCTTCCCTATTGTGTATGAATTGCGGGAGAAATCCCGAAAAGTGCTCAATAGCTGCCTGCGCAAATTAGGCTTAAGCCTGATCGGCTACCGCTTAGTGCCGGTGAACAGCCAGGTACCGGGCCACGAAGCCAAGGCGGTGGAGCCTTACATTGAGCAGGTGTTTGTGCAGCCAGTGGACCCTACTATAAAAGGAGAAGACCTGGAACGCAAGTTGTTCGTGCTGCGCAACCTTATCAGCAACGAGACCCGCAAGAACGTACGCGGCGAAAATGGCACTTTCTACATTGCCAGTTTCTCTTCCCGCACTATTATTTATAAAGGACAGCTCAAAACTGATCAGCTGGAGCGCTATTACCTTGACCTGCGCCACTCTGATTTTAAATCAGCAATTGCGGTGGTACACTCCCGCTTCTCTACCAACACGTTCCCTAACTGGCGCTTAGCCCAGCCGTTCCGCTTTATTGCGCACAACGGTGAGATCAACACCATCAGAGGAAACGTGAACAAGATGAAGTCCAAGGAAGCCCTTATGTCTTCTCCTCTGTTCACCGAGGAAGAAATGCAGTGGCTTTTGCCAGTCACCAACCCTGAAGATTCTGATTCTGCCAACTTAGACGCCCTGGTAGAACTACTAACGCTTTCTGGCCGTCCTTTACCCCACGTAATGATGATGCTGGTGCCGGAAGCCTGGCAGAACAACCCGCACATGGACACCTATAAAAAGGCGTTCTATAAATTCCATGCGTCTTTGATGGAGCCCTGGGATGGTCCAGCTGCCCTTTTCTTTACCGATGGAACCCAGATTGGGGCCACTCTGGACAGAAACGGCCTGCGTCCCGTGCGTTATTGCCTGACAAAACAAGGCCGCCTGGTAATGGCTTCTGAAGCCGGTGCCTTATGCGTTGACCCTAAAGACGTGATCAAACGCGGCCGCCTGCAGCCCGGCAAAATGCTTCTGGCAGACATTTCGCAGAACCGCATCTTTGAAGACGAGGAAGTCAAACAAATGGTCTGCAATGATAAGCCGTATTTTGACTGGATTCAGAAAAACCGCATCAAACTGCGTTTGCGTCCAGAACCCAAAGTATTGTTACAGCCTTGCACCCCTGAGGAATTACGCCAGCGCCAAAAATCTTACGGGTATACCCGTGAAGACCTGAAGATGCTGGTAGAACCTATGGCCGCCACAGGTTACGAGCCGGTAGGCAGCATGGGGTCTGATACTCCGTTAGCTGTACTCTCGCACCATAGCCAACATGTATCGCATTACTTCAAGCAGTTCTTCGCGCAGGTAAGTAACCCGCCTATTGACTCCATCCGTGAACGCCTGGTGATGTCCTTGTTCACCCGCGTGGGTGAGTCGTTGAACATTCTGGATGAAAGTGAGCTGCATACGCGCCAGATTCATATATCCCAGCCGGTGATGGACCCAGTGGAGTTCCAGAAACTGGTATTCCTGAAAGAAGAAGGCTTTGAGCACGAAACCATTGATGCGACTTTCTCTACCCGCGAAATAGGGAACTTGCAGCGGGACATTGACCGCATCTGCGCAGATGCAGAAGCCGCGGTACGAGCCGGCAAGAAAATCCTGATCATCTCTAACCGTAATGTTCAGGAGCAACGGGCAGCTATCCCGTCCTTGTTGGCCGTAGGTGCCGTGCACCACCATCTTATTGAGAAGCGCCTGCGTACCAAAGCAGGGCTGGTAGTAGAGGCGGGTGACGCCTGGGAAACCCACCATTTCGCCACCATTATTGGCTATGGCGCCAGTGCGGTGTATCCGTTCCTGGTGTATGATACCATCAAGAGCCTGCATGACCAGCACAAGCTGGACAATGAGAAGCCTTACACATATTATTTCCAGAACTTCATCAAAGCGGTGGATAACGGCCTATTGAAAATCCTCTCTAAAATGGGAATCAGTACGCTGCAGTCTTACCAGGGAGCCCAGATTTTTGAAATTCTTGGCTTCGGGCAGGAAGTAATAGAAAAGTGTTTCAAAGGTACCACCAACCGGTTAGAAGGACTAAACTTTGAAGACTTGGAGCGTGAGGCGTTGACCAAACACCAATCGGCTTATCCAGACATGGAGAACCTGTTGGAATCTGGTGGGTACTACCAGTGGCGCCGTGATGGCGAGGAGCACTTGCTCACGCCTAGGGTGATTCACTTGCTTCAGAAGTCCACCCGTATAAATGACTACCTGCTTTATAAAGAGTACTCCAAATCTATCCGGGAGCACCAGCAGGAAACGACTATCACGCTCCGTAACCTGTTTGAGTTCCGGAAGCGGCAGTCAGTGCCGTTGGAAGAGGTAGAACCAGTATCGGCTATCCTGAAACGTTTCGCTACGGGTGCCATGTCGTTCGGGTCTATTTCCTATGAAGCGCATAGTACGCTGGCCATTGCCATGAACCGCATTGGCGGTAAAAGCAATAGCGGCGAAGGCGGGGAAGATGAGGCACGGTATACCCGTAAACCAAACGGAGATTCAGAAATTTCCAGAGTGAAACAGGTAGCTTCCGGCCGGTTTGGCGTTACCAGCCACTATCTGGCCAACGCCGATGAAATCCAGATCAAGATTGCCCAAGGTGCTAAGCCAGGCGAAGGCGGTCAGTTACCAGGTCATAAAGTAGACCATTGGATTGCCAAAGTGCGTTGCTCTACCCCGGGTGTAGGTTTGATTTCACCGCCGCCGCACCATGACATTTACTCCATTGAAGATTTAAAACAGCTGATCTTCGATCTGAAAAACGCTAACCCAAGAGCCCGCATCAACGTGAAATTGGTGGCTGAGGCAGGCGTAGGAACCATCGCCTCAGGCGTTGCCAAAGCCAAAGCCGATGCTATCATGATTTCGGGGGCTGATGGAGGTACTGGCGCAAGTCCGCTGAGCTCTATCCGCCATACAGGCCTTCCTTGGGAGATTGGCTTGGCTGAAGCGCACCAGACGCTTATCAAAAACAACCTGCGCAGCCGCGTGGTGTTGCAGACCGATGGCAAGATTCTGACCGGCTATGACCTGGCCGTAGCTACCCTGCTGGGAGCCGAGGAGTACGGCGTAGCAACTGCTGCTTTGATCACCGAAGGCTGTATCATGATGCGTAAATGCCACCTGAACACTTGCCCGGTAGGTATCGCTACGCAGAACCCAGAACTGCGCGCCCTTTTCACCGGCGACCCTGACCACGTGGTGAACCTGTTCACCTTCCTGGCCATGGAATTACGGCAGATCATGGCTTCTCTAGGCTTCAGAACCATCAATGAAATGGTGGGCCAGTCACAGGTATTAAAGATCAGAACCGACCTAAACCATTGGAAACTGAAGAACCTGGACCTCTCCCCTATCTTCTACCAGGAGTACGCGCCAAGAAACGTGGGTACTTACAAGCAGATTGAGCAGGACCATGAGATAAGCAAAGTCTTGGACAGAAAGCTTATCCGTGATTTGAAGAAAGGCAACACCGAAGTGGAATACCGCATCATCAACGTGGACCGGTCAACGGGCACCATGTTGTCATATGAGATCTCCAAAAATTTTGGGAAGCACGGCTTACCGGAAGACAGCTTTAGAGCTCAGTTCTATGGCTCAGCGGGTCAAAGCTTTGGGGCGTTTTTAGCACCGGGTATTTCCTTTAAGTTATACGGCGAGGCCAATGACTACCTGGGCAAAGGGCTTTCTGGAGGCAAGTTGATTTTGCAGCCTTTCAAGGAAAGTAACTACCTGCCCCATGAACACATCATTACCGGCAACGTGGCCCTTTACGGCGCCACCTCCGGCAAAGTGTACATCAACGGGTTGGCTGGTGAGCGCTTCTGCGTGCGGAACTCCGGCGCTGAGGCGGTAGTGGAAGGCATTGGCGACCACGGTTGCGAGTACATGACCGGCGGAAAGGTACTGGTGCTGGGTGCTATTGGAAAAAACTTCGCGGCGGGCATGAGTGGTGGTATGGCGTATCTCTACGCGCCAGATCCTAGCCATGTAGAGCAATGCAACCTGGACATGGTGGGGTTGGAAGATCCAGAAGCAGAAGACTTAAGCTGGATTGTACAGAAACTGCAGGAGCATGTGGCTTATACCGGTAGCATACTGGCGCAGGAGTTCCTTGAAAACTGGGACCATCACCGTGAGCACTTCCGGAAAGTGATGCCACATGATTTGAAAAAGGCCTTGCAATTACAAGATAAAGAAACAGAAAGAATATTGGCGTAA
- a CDS encoding DUF6600 domain-containing protein: protein MKTFLQRMWALGAIVLVAFSLIGSPEAQARPGDRVSFQTFYDELEPYGRWINDPEYGYVWSPDVEWDFQPYGTRGHWVMTEYGNTWVSDYDWGWAPFHYGRWMYDDYYGWLWIPGSEWGPAWVNWRNGGGYYGWAPMGPRVTYVVAPVRWVFVPVMYITSPRIYSYCVPRTKVVNIYHNTTIINNYYERYNRKYVYGPRTQDIERATNRRVNVYRVDRDSRPGRTTLADNSVRIYRPDVNSRREEAPARAIARNSATNRSSLTDSNRGAVGRSDRSSNVDRSRVGNESGTYRSRTGLESSSEQRSVEREGVRTREGVRGATSENGEYSTPSRTRRADYPQRSSAEMNSTGTRTRRSDAAVQQRSSESPVPQRPEGSYSPRRAEAPYSQGQYQTRTRQEPSGQGQYQQRSRQEAAPVQRQAAPRQESSSGSEPTTRRSRN from the coding sequence ATGAAAACCTTTTTACAACGTATGTGGGCGCTGGGGGCGATTGTCCTTGTAGCCTTCAGCCTGATCGGTTCCCCAGAGGCCCAGGCCCGTCCGGGCGACCGTGTGTCGTTCCAGACGTTTTATGATGAACTGGAGCCTTATGGCCGTTGGATCAATGATCCGGAGTATGGCTATGTGTGGTCACCAGATGTGGAGTGGGATTTTCAGCCGTATGGCACCCGTGGGCACTGGGTTATGACCGAGTACGGCAACACCTGGGTGTCTGATTATGATTGGGGCTGGGCTCCATTCCACTACGGCCGCTGGATGTACGACGATTACTACGGTTGGCTTTGGATTCCGGGTTCTGAGTGGGGGCCTGCTTGGGTTAACTGGCGCAATGGCGGTGGCTACTACGGCTGGGCACCCATGGGGCCCAGGGTTACCTATGTGGTGGCTCCCGTGAGGTGGGTGTTTGTGCCGGTAATGTACATTACCAGCCCCCGCATTTACTCTTACTGCGTACCCAGAACCAAGGTGGTGAACATCTACCACAATACCACCATCATCAATAATTATTACGAGCGCTACAACCGTAAGTATGTGTATGGGCCTAGAACCCAGGACATAGAACGTGCTACCAACCGAAGGGTGAACGTTTACCGGGTAGACAGAGACAGCCGTCCGGGCAGAACCACACTAGCCGATAACTCTGTTCGGATTTACCGCCCAGACGTAAACTCGCGCCGTGAAGAAGCACCTGCTCGTGCCATTGCCAGAAACAGCGCCACTAACCGGTCAAGCTTAACAGATTCTAACAGAGGTGCCGTAGGCAGAAGCGATAGAAGCAGCAATGTAGATAGAAGTCGGGTTGGAAATGAATCCGGAACTTACCGCAGCCGCACTGGCCTGGAATCAAGTTCAGAACAGCGCAGCGTGGAAAGAGAAGGAGTACGCACAAGAGAAGGGGTGAGAGGCGCTACTTCTGAGAATGGAGAGTATTCCACCCCATCCCGTACCAGAAGGGCTGATTACCCGCAACGGTCCTCTGCTGAAATGAATTCTACCGGTACCCGCACCCGTAGGTCTGATGCAGCAGTCCAGCAACGATCTTCTGAATCACCAGTGCCACAACGGCCAGAGGGCTCGTATTCTCCCCGGCGGGCAGAAGCACCTTACAGCCAGGGACAATACCAGACCCGTACCCGGCAGGAGCCTAGCGGACAAGGTCAATACCAGCAAAGAAGCCGCCAGGAAGCTGCTCCGGTCCAGCGCCAAGCTGCGCCCCGTCAGGAGTCATCCTCTGGAAGCGAACCAACTACCCGAAGAAGTAGAAATTAA
- a CDS encoding alpha/beta fold hydrolase, translating into METRERFYTTNGIELHVVEAGQPNDKVILFLHGFPEHWYGWKNQLSFFSQQRWLAVAPDQRGYNLSSKPEGVKSYTIDELTKDIVGLIPQLTDQKIVLVGHDWGGGVAWNVALHYPQLLEKLVILNMPHPKVIHQHLTSNPRQMLRSWYTGFFQIPWVPETVSSTFDFKLLENTLTGSALPNTFSQEDITAYKEAWKQPGALENMINWYRAYKYNTVESPNPVEVATLLIWAKQDQFLGAELAQPSIEQCLNGHLVYLEEATHWLHHEKPDKVNNLILDFLNS; encoded by the coding sequence ATGGAGACAAGGGAACGCTTTTACACTACCAACGGCATTGAACTTCACGTGGTAGAGGCAGGTCAGCCAAATGATAAAGTCATCTTGTTTCTGCACGGCTTCCCGGAGCATTGGTACGGCTGGAAAAATCAATTGAGCTTCTTCTCGCAGCAAAGGTGGCTTGCAGTGGCTCCAGATCAGCGCGGGTACAACCTCAGCAGCAAACCCGAAGGGGTAAAATCCTACACCATTGATGAACTCACAAAGGACATTGTGGGCTTAATTCCGCAGCTTACAGACCAGAAAATAGTCTTAGTGGGGCATGACTGGGGTGGAGGTGTTGCCTGGAATGTAGCGTTGCATTATCCGCAGTTACTGGAAAAGCTGGTGATTCTGAACATGCCTCATCCAAAGGTGATACATCAACACTTGACCAGCAACCCCAGACAGATGCTTAGAAGCTGGTACACGGGTTTCTTCCAGATTCCCTGGGTACCGGAAACTGTGAGCAGCACGTTTGACTTTAAACTTCTGGAAAACACCCTGACAGGCTCTGCCCTGCCTAATACGTTCAGCCAGGAAGACATCACCGCTTACAAAGAAGCCTGGAAACAACCCGGTGCTCTGGAGAACATGATTAATTGGTACCGGGCCTACAAGTATAACACGGTAGAATCGCCAAATCCGGTAGAAGTGGCTACCCTCCTGATCTGGGCGAAGCAGGATCAGTTTCTGGGAGCTGAATTAGCACAACCCAGCATAGAACAATGCCTGAACGGCCACCTTGTGTATTTAGAAGAGGCCACCCATTGGCTGCACCATGAAAAACCAGATAAAGTAAATAACTTGATTCTTGATTTTCTGAATTCCTAA
- a CDS encoding glutamate synthase subunit beta: protein MGIADGFLKYNRELPGTRDPKVRVNDSNEIYLPFPEEKTKQQASRCMDCGIPFCHNGCPLGNLIPDFNDAVSEGDWERAIRVLYRTNNFPEFTGRICPAPCESSCVLSINKPAVTIEHIEKSIAEKSFEMGLVKPEPPLQRTGKKVAVVGSGPAGLAAAAQLNKAGHKVTVFEKDEKAGGLLRYGIPDFKLEKWTIDRRLVILEAEGIKFKYNRKIGQDTTLKKLYRKYDAVLLCIGSTKPRAIAIPGNHLKGIHFAMDYLGLQNRRVDGAQIAPENDINAFGKHVLVIGGGDTGSDCVGTANRHFAKSVTQLQYRFMPSSERHPTNPWPEVPVTLSSSSSHEEGCERSWGWLNKEFIADENGHVKGLRVVELEWKNQSEYTEKPNSERILPCDLALIAIGYERPEHDAFTSNFKFELDRRGNFKLNDWQTNVPGIFSAGDACRGQSLVVWAISDGREAARAIDVYLMGSSELPSKELSKYQLF, encoded by the coding sequence ATGGGAATAGCAGACGGATTCTTAAAATACAACCGGGAGCTACCCGGAACCCGCGATCCTAAAGTTCGGGTGAACGACTCTAACGAGATTTACCTTCCCTTTCCTGAGGAGAAGACCAAGCAACAGGCATCCCGCTGCATGGACTGCGGTATTCCCTTTTGCCACAACGGCTGCCCACTAGGCAACCTGATCCCGGATTTCAATGATGCGGTGTCTGAGGGAGATTGGGAACGGGCCATCAGGGTGCTGTACCGCACGAATAACTTCCCGGAGTTTACCGGCCGCATTTGCCCTGCTCCGTGCGAGAGCAGCTGCGTGCTGTCTATCAACAAACCGGCCGTGACCATTGAGCACATAGAGAAATCTATTGCCGAGAAGTCATTTGAAATGGGCTTGGTAAAACCTGAGCCTCCCCTTCAAAGAACGGGCAAGAAAGTAGCGGTGGTAGGGTCTGGCCCCGCCGGACTAGCTGCTGCTGCCCAATTGAACAAAGCCGGGCACAAGGTCACCGTGTTTGAGAAAGACGAGAAAGCCGGTGGTTTGCTCCGCTACGGCATTCCTGATTTCAAACTGGAAAAATGGACCATTGACCGCCGCCTGGTCATTCTGGAAGCGGAAGGCATCAAGTTCAAGTACAACCGCAAAATAGGGCAAGACACCACCCTCAAGAAGTTGTACCGGAAGTATGATGCGGTGCTGTTGTGCATTGGCTCTACAAAACCACGTGCCATCGCTATTCCTGGCAATCACCTGAAAGGCATTCATTTTGCCATGGATTATCTTGGGCTGCAGAACCGCCGCGTTGACGGTGCCCAGATTGCTCCCGAGAATGACATCAATGCGTTTGGTAAGCACGTGCTTGTGATTGGTGGCGGCGATACCGGTTCTGACTGCGTTGGTACAGCCAACCGTCACTTTGCCAAATCTGTGACGCAGTTGCAGTACCGTTTCATGCCTTCGTCCGAGCGGCATCCAACTAATCCATGGCCTGAAGTTCCGGTGACTCTTTCCTCCTCCTCTTCCCACGAAGAAGGTTGTGAACGAAGCTGGGGCTGGCTGAACAAGGAATTCATTGCCGATGAAAACGGGCATGTGAAAGGCTTGCGTGTGGTGGAACTGGAATGGAAAAACCAATCTGAATACACGGAGAAGCCGAACAGCGAACGCATTCTGCCTTGCGACCTGGCTTTAATCGCGATCGGCTATGAGCGTCCCGAACACGATGCATTTACTTCCAACTTCAAGTTTGAACTAGACCGCCGGGGTAACTTTAAATTGAACGACTGGCAAACCAATGTGCCCGGCATCTTCTCGGCTGGAGACGCCTGCCGTGGTCAGTCACTGGTAGTTTGGGCCATTTCAGACGGACGCGAAGCCGCAAGAGCGATTGACGTTTACCTGATGGGTTCTTCAGAATTGCCGTCCAAGGAGCTGTCAAAATACCAGTTGTTTTAA